DNA sequence from the Halobacterium sp. DL1 genome:
CCAGTCGATGCTGAGGCCGAGGGACTGCATGTTCTCCTTGTAGTGGTTCTCGATGAAGTAGCGCGCGAACCCCATCGGCGTCTCCAGGGTCTCGAGTTCGTCCTCGGGGACGTTGTACGTGTCCCGGAGCACCGACAGTTGCTCCTCCTCGCCCTTCTGCAGGCGGTTCACCGCGCCGATGATGGGCGTGCCCGTGACGTGCCACGCGATGGGGAACAGCACGTTGTCGCCCTGCAGCCGTCGGTAGCGGGCGTACACGTCGGGCACGGTGTAGGTGCGGGCGTGTCCGATGTGCATCCCCCCGGAAGGGTAGGGGTAGGGAACGGTGACGAACGTCGCGTCCTCGTCGGCGTCGGGCTCAGGGTCGGCGTGATAGCGACCGCCCTCGGCCCAGCGGTCCTGCCACTTCTCCTCGATTTCCCGTGGCTGGTAGGTCATACCCGACGTGACTCTCCCGCAGTCCAAAAGCCCTCCCATAGTGACTGTCGGTCCTGTCAGATACTGGCAAAGAATGCCGGGTGGTACCGCGGCGCACGCACTGGGGCATTAACGCGCTCCGTCCGCGAGTGAGCACGCCAGAACGACAGCACAGGGTCGCGGCTACTACTCGATGTCCACCATCGTCCCGTCGCCGGACGCGCTCACCTTCGGCAGTTCGACGGTGAGGACGCCGTGCTCGAACGACGCGCTCGTCGCCTCCACGTCGACGGCCTCCGGGAGCGTGAGATCTCGACTGGCCGAGCGCTCGCTCCGCTCCCGACGGATGTACTGCTCGTCGTCGATTTCGGTCTCCTCGCTCCGCTCGGCGTCGATGCGGACCGTCCGGTCCTGGACCTCTACCTGGATATCCTCCGTCTCGAACCCGGGGAGGTCGGCGGTGACCGTGAACTGGTCGTCGGCGTCCTCGATATCCACCGCGAACTCGCTGCCGCCGCGGGCGTCGTCCAGTCGCTCGAGAACCCGTTCCAGGTCGTCGAATGGAATGCCGCGAGATGTCATGCACGAATGTTCTCCGCGCACTCCCGAAAAGCCACCGGCCAGTTACACGTTCGACAATTGGACGGTCGAGCATCCGCGACCCGAGCGGGTCGAAGACCCCGGAAGGGGCGCGGTTCACTACGCGAACCAACACAGTGAGTGAGCGGAGGCCGACGAGCGACTAACGCGAGCGTAGCGAAGCGGCAGGAACGAGGAGTGCTTTTTCCGCAAGTTTTTGCCGAGCGGGGTGCGCCGGAGGCGCACCCCCGCAGCGCAAAAAGTGCGTTCTAGACGACGTGCTCGACGTCGTAGGAGCCGAGGCGGTGGACCCAGCCCTCGGCGGCGATGGCCTCGATCTCCTTGAGGGCGGCCTGCGTGCGCTCCTCGTAGAGGCCGGCGGCGACGTCGATGTGGAAGACGTAGTCGCCGAGGCGTTCGCCGGAAGGCCGGGACTCGACCCGGGAGAGGTTGATGTCGCGGTCGGCGAACGGTTCGAGCAGTTCGAGCAGTAGCCCGGGGTAGTTCGCGTTCGGGTAGACGACGAACGAGGACTTCCCGCCGGCGTCCGAGCGGTCCTCGGGGGGTGCGACGACGAAAAAGCGCGTGGAGTTGCTGGTGCGGTCCTGGATGTCCTCGGCGACGAGCTGGAGTTCGCCGGTGGCGTTGTCGGGATGGGCGATACCGGCGACGGTCGGATCCTCGCGGGCGAGTTCGACGCTCCGTGCGGTGGAGGCGACGGCTTCGCGGTGGACGTCGGGGTAGTTCTCGTCGAGGAACGAGCGGACCTGCGCGAGCGCCTGTGAGTGGCTGGCCACGGTGTCGAAGTTCCCGCTCTGGGCGATGAGCGCGTGCTTCACGGGTGTGACGACCTCACGCACGACGGCGAGGTCGGTGTCCGCGAGCGCGTCCAGGGTCTCGGTGACGGAGCCCTCGATGCTGTTCTCGATGGGGACGACGCCGCGTTCGGCGCTCCCGTCTTCGACCGCGTCGACGATACCGCGGACGGACTCCGAGAACGCGATGTCGCCGTCGTCGGCGACGGCGAGCGCTGCGCGGTGGGAGTACGTTCCGGTCGGCCCGAGCGTGACCGTCTGCATGCCTCCCTGGTAGCGGTGGACGCGGGAAAAGGCCGTCGGGCCGACAGGCTACCCCAGCCGGTAGCCGCCGACGACGAGCGCGGTGCCGAAGATGGCGAGGACGACGGGGTAGGCGTCCGGCAGCCAGCCAGGGAGCAGGAGTGCGAGCAGCGTCACCTGCACGCCGATTAGCATCGTCTTTGCGCCCTCGGAGTCGGTCATGCGCGAGTGGTTTCGGGAAGCGAGGAAACGCGTTATGGTTCGTAACTCTCGAGCCAGCGACCCGGGGGCGCCGGTCTGCTGCCTTCCAGCGAGCGGCGCCGAAGGGGACCGCTACTCGCAGTCGATCGACTCACCCCGTCACGGAATCACGTGGCCGCGTCGTCGACGCCGGGTAGTGGCAGCCGGGGGTGAGACAACGACGCCTTACGCCACTCCTCGGCAGCAAAAGGCCTCCTTTCCCGTTCGTACCATCTGTGTAACAATGCCCGACTGCGTGCATCGTTAGCACGGTGTCCAGAACAATGGCATACCAGGCTAGCTGTCAGGAGGACGAGTTCATGGTGAAGTCCGACGACGAACAGGAGGTCCTGAGTAACCTCAAGGACCACGCCCACGAGAAACACGACATGGAGATGAGCGACGACGATGCGCGGGACATGATGGAGCAGACGTAGATCAGCAACTCGCGACGCGGGGCGGCCTGCACACTTTTCTTTCGCCGACCACGGCACCGGCTCGAGAATATGCCGGGCGAGAACTGAGCGAAGCGAGAGGGGTGAGGGTTACCGGTTGAGCGTGTGGATGGCGTGGCCGAGCGCGTGCTCGGAGGCCTCCTTGACGGCTTCGGCGAGTGTCGGGTGGGTGTGGATGGTGGAGGCGACGTCCTCGAGGGTGGCACCCATCTCGACGGCGAGCGCGAGCTCAGCGATGAGTTCGCTGGCCTCCGGGCCGACGATCTGCGCGCCGAGGATGAAGCCGCTCTCCTCGTCGGCGACGACGCGCACGAAGCCGTCGCTTTCGCCCGTGGTGAGCGCGCGGCCGCTGGCGTTGAACGGGAACTTCCCGACCGCCGGTTCGAAGCCCTGCTCTTCGGCCGCGTCCGCGGTGAGGCCGACGGTCGCAATCTCGGGGTCCGTGAACACCGCGGCGGGGACGGCCTGGTAGTCGAGGGCCGCGGGTTCGCCAGCGACGACCTCGGCGGCGACCTCGCCCTCCTTGCTCGCCTTGTGCGCGAGCATCGGGCCGGGCGCGACGTCACCGATGGCGAAGACGTTCTCGGCGTCGGTCCGGGCCTGGTCGTCGGTCGCGAGGCGGCCGTCGTCGTTCGGTTCGAGGCCGACCGCGTCGAGGTTCAGAGTGTCCGTGACCGGCTGACGGCCCACCGCGACGAGCACTTTCTCGGTCTCGAAGTCGGTGGTCTCGCCGTCCTCGTCCTCGGCGGTGAGAACGACGCCGTCGCCGGACTCCTCCCAGGAGTCGGCGGCGAGGCCGAACTCGAAGTCGATACCGAGTTCCTCTGCGCGCTGCTTGACGGGGCGCGTGAGGTCGTCCTCGTAGCCGACGAGCGCCTCGTCGAGCATCTCGACGACGGTGACGTCGACGCCGAGTTTCGCGAGGACGGTCGAGATCTCCATGCCGATGTAGCCCGCGCCGACGACGACCATCGACTCGGGATACTCCTCCATCGCGAGCGCCTGCCGGGAGTCGATGACGTGCTCGCCGTCGAACTCGAAGCCCGGCACCTCGATGGGCTTCGAGCCGGTGGCGACGATGCAGTGCTCGTAGGTGATGGTCTCGGAGCCCTGGCCGTCGCCGCCGTGGACGACGCGGAGCTTGTCGTTGCCCGCGAACTCCGCGCGCCCCTCGATGAGGTTGACGCCGTTGGCCTTGCAGAGCTTCTCGACGCCGCCAGTCAGCTGGTCGACGACGCTGTCCTTCCATTCGACCATCTCGCCGACGTCGACCTCGGGGTCGGCGTAGACGCCCATCTCCTCGGCGTCGCCGGCGTCGTGGGCGACGTCAGTCGCCGTGATCATCGCCTTCGAGGGGATGCAGCCGTAGTTCAGGCAGGTGCCCCCGTAGGCGTCCTTCTCGACGAGCGTCACGTCGAGGCCGAGCTGTCCGGCGCGGATGGCCGCGACGTAGCCGCCGGGACCGGCCCCGACGACCGCAACTTCCGTTCCAGTGGATACGTCTCCGACAACCATTATTCGAGTAGTAGTAGTTCGGGCTCGGTCAAGTAGTCCATGACACGGTTGGTGAACGCAGCGGCCTCCGCGCCGTCGATGACGCGGTGGTCGATGGAGAGCGACAGCGGGAGCGTCATCGCCGCCCGCACCTCGCCGTCCTCGGCGACCGGGCGCTCGTCGATGGCGCCCAGCCCCATGATGGCCGTCTCCGGGTAGTTGATGATGGGCGTGGCGTACTCCCCGCCGATGGCGCCGAAGTTCGTGACCGTGAACGTGCCGCCCTGCATCTCCTCGCGGGAGATGGAGCGGTCACGCGCCTTCTGTGCGAGTTCGTTCACCTCGCTGGCCACCTGGAGCATCGACTTCTGGTCGACGTGCTTCACGACGGGCACCATCAGGCCGGCGTCCGTCGCCACCGCGATGCCGACGTTGTAGTCCTGCTTGATGGCGATCTCCTCGTCTTCCTCGCGGAGTTCGGAGTTCAGGATGGGGAACTCCTGCAGCGCTGCGACGATGGCCTTCATCACGAACGGCATGTACGTCAGCTTCACGTCCTTCTCGGCGGCGCGCTCCTTCAGTTTCGCGCGCGTCTCGACGAGCGCGTCGATGGGCGCGGTGTCGTGGTGGGTGACGTGCGGGGCCGTGTACTTCGACTCGGCCATCTGCTTGCCGATGGTGCGGCGGATGCCGCGGTAGGGTTCCGTCGTCTCGCCGCCCTCGGCGTACTGGCGGGCCGCGCCGCCGGTAGCCCCGGCCTGCGCTGCCTGGCCGCCCTCGGCGTACTGCTGGACGGCCTCGGCGGTGACGAACGCCTCGCCGTCGCGCTGCTCGACAGCCGGCACGTCGTCGATGTTCACGCCGAGTTCGCGGGCGAGGCCGCGGGTCGCGGGCGCCGCGAGCGTGCGGTCCCGTCCGGCGGCCTCCTGGCGGCCCGTCGCCGCCGGCTGTGTCGACGGCTCCGCGGCCTGCGTCGTCTGCGTGGTTTCGGCGGGTTCGGTCGACGCGTCGGTGGCCTCGGATTCGCCACCCTCGGCGGCCGCGCGCACGTCGCCCTCGGTGACGCGACCGGACGGCCCGGTCCCCTCGACCGAATCGAGGTCGACGCCGAGTTCGCGTGCGAGTCGGCGCACACTCGGCGGCGCGAACGTCCGCGACTCGGCCTTCGACGTGGCGGACTTGCTCTCGCTCTCCGCTTCGTCCGCGGGTTCCGACTCGGCGTCGGCCGTCTCCTCGGCCGGTTCCGCGGTTTCGCCCTCGACGTCGAAGGTGACGATGACGTCCCCGACGGGGACGACGTCGCCGGCGTCGAAGTGGATCTGCTTCACCGTGCCGTTCACGGGCGACGGGACCTCGACGACTGCCTTGTCGGTCTCGACCTCGGCGACCGGCTGGTCCTCGGTGACGGTGTCGCCCTCGGAGACGAGCCAGCTGACGATCTCGCCCTCCGCGACACCCTCGCCGACGTCCGGGAGTTTGAATTCTCGTGGCATCTCAGAAATCGAACGCGTCTCGGATGCCCGACTCGATGCGCTCGGGCTCCGGCAGGTAGTAGTCTTCGAGCGCGGCCAGCGGGAACGGAACGTCGAAGCCGGTGATGCGCTCGACCGGTGCCTCCTGGTACAGCAGCGCCTCCTCCTGGATGGTCGCGGTGACCTCCGCGCCGACGCCCGCGGTCTGGGGCGCCTCGTGGACGATGGCCGCTCGGCCCGTCTTCTTGAACGACTCGACGACCGTGTCGATGTCGAGCGGGCTGAGCGTCCGGAGGTCGACGACCTCGACGTCTATCTCGCCGTCGAGGTTCTTGGCGGCCTCGATGGTCGGGCGCGTCATGGCGCCCCACGTGAACACCGAGACGTCGGTGCCCTCACGGCGCACCGCGGCTTCACCCAGCGGCACCTCGTAGGTGTCGTCGGGCACCTCCTCGCGGAAGGCGCGGTAGATCTTCTTCGGCTCCAGGAAGATGACCGGGTCCGGCGAGCGGATGGCCGAGATGAGCATTCCCTTCGCGTCGTGGGGCGTGCTCGGCATCGCGACCTTCAGGCCGGCCTCGTGGACGTAGAACGCCTCCTTGGACTCGGAGTGGTGTTCCGGCGCGCGGATGCCGCCGCCCATCGGGGCGCGCAGCACCATCGGACACGTGTACCGGCCGCGGCTCCGCGTCCGGAGGCGGGCCATGTGGCTCACGATCTGGTCGAAGCCCGGGTACATGAACCCGGAGAACTGGATCTCGGGCACCGGCTTCAGGCCGTAGGCAGCCATCCCGATGGCCGTGCCGATGATGCCGGACTCCGCCAGCGGCGTGTCGATGACGCGCTCCCCGCCGAACTCGTCGTAGAGTCCCTCGGTCGCGCGGAACACGCCGCCGTTCTTCCCGACGTCCTCGCCCATCACGAGCACGTCGTCGTCTTCGGCCATCTCGTCGCGGAGGCCGTCCCGTACCGCCTGCACTAGGGTCAGGTTCTCACTCATCTTAGTCCTCCAGTAGCGCGTCGTCGCCGTGTTCGTCCCGAATGGACTGGAACCACTCGAGTTGCTGTTCGAGACGCTTGGGCATCTCCGCGTAGACGTTCTGGAACATCTCTACGGGGTCCGGTCGCGGCGTCTCCTCGGCCGCCGCGATGGCGTCCGCGACGTCGTCCTCGATGTCCGCCTCTATCTGCTCGACGTCCTCGTCGGTGAGTCGGTCGGTGCGCTTCAGGAACTTCTCCATGCGCGGGAGCGGGTCCTTCGCGAGCCACTTCTCGACCTCCTCCTCGTCCCGGTAGACCGACGGGTCGTCCGCCGTGGTGTGCGCGCCGAAGCGGTACTGCACCGCCTCGATGAGCGTTGGGCGAAGGTCGCCCTCCTCGGGGTCCTTGGCCTTCTCGACGGCAGCTTTCGTCACCTTGTACACCGCGAGCGGGTCCATCCCGTCGACCTGCACGCCCTCGAAGCCGTACGCCTGAGCCTTCTGGGCGAGCGTCTTAGAGGCCGTCTGTCGCTCCCGCGGCACCGAGATGGCCCACTGGTTGTTGTTGCAGAAGAAGACGTTCGGCGTGTCGAAGACGCCCGCGAAGTTCAGTCCCTCGTGGAAGTCGCCCTCGCTGGTCGCACCGTCGCCGAAGTAACAGAGGAACGCCTTGTCCTGCTCGTCGCGGAGCTTCGACGCCCACGCCAGTCCCGTGGCGTGGGGAATCTGGGAGGCGATGGGCACCGCGACGGTGAAGATGTTCGCGTCCTCGGGGATGCGGTTGCCCGCCTCGTGGCCCATCCAGAACAGCAGCGTCTGCTTCAGTGGCAGCCCGCGAACCAGCCCCGCGCCGTGTTCGCGGTAACTCGGGACGGTCCAGTCGTCCTCGGCGAGCGCCATCGCGGAGCCAATCTGGGCGCCCTCCTGGCCGGAGAGCGGTGGGTAGGTCCCGATGCGGCCCTGGCGCTGGAGGCTGACGGCACGCTCGTCGAACCGTCTCGCCAGTTTCATGTTGCGATACATCTCGACGAGCTCGTCGTCCGTGAGGTCCGGCACCTCCGCGTCGTCGACGACCTCGCCGTTCTCGTCGATCACCCGAACCATGTCGTCGGGCGCTCGGTGAACGGTCTCAGTCACGGGTACCCCCGTCCTGACATGTTCGCAAGGTCAACCCGTGCGACCATATGGTTTTCGTAACGTCCGCTTCGGAGCACTGCTCAGGCGTAGATTTTCGTTACTAGCGTCCACCACGCTGCCTTATAGGTGGACGAACGAACGGCAAAATCGGGTATACTGGACGAAATAGAATAAACTGTTCTGGGGGTGTCCGTTAGCTGGACGCACGTTCAGTCGGCTGGCCCTAGTCGGCGTCCACGCGACTCGTGCATTGCTCCGCGCTCGTTCGTTCCGCGGCCTCGTTCCACTCGGCCGCGTGCCTCACGGCTCACGTACGTTCACCGTTCGTTCAGTTCGTGGACTCGCTGCGCTCGTCCACGCGCCTAGTCGGACGCGCTCCGTCGCCGCGCCTCCTCCCGGGCGGCCTCCACGCTCTTGCCCTCCCGGAGCACGGCGTCGACGAACAGTTCGCCGGCCTTGTACGACGACCGCACCATCGGGCCGGAGGCACAGTAGAGGAAGTCGAACTCCGCCTCGGCGACGCGGCGCCACGTCTCGAACTTCTGGGGGTGGACGTAGTCCGCGACGTCGAGGTGGGTGCGCGACGGCTGGAGATACTGGCCGAGGGTCACCACGTCGACGCCCACCTCGCGGAGGTCGCCGAGCGTCTGGTACACCTCGTGGTCGTACTCGCCGACGCCGAGCATCAGGCTGGTCTTCGTGTAGATGTCGGACTCGCGGTCCACCTGGTCGAGCACCGAGAGGGACTGCTCGTAGCCCGCGCGGCGGTCCCGCACCGGAAACTGGCGGCGCTCGACGGTCTCGACGTTGTGCGCGATGACGTCCGGGCCGGCGTCGATGATCTTCCGGACGAGTCGCTCCTCGCCCTGGAAGTCCGGGATGAGGACCTCGACGAGGATGCCGGGGTCCCGGTCCTTGATCTCCCGGATGGTCTGGGCGAAGTGGCCGGCGCCCTGGTCGTCGAGGTCGTCGCGGTCCACCGACGTGAGCACGACGTAATCCAGCCCGATTTTCGCGACGGATTCCGCGACGTTCGCGGGTTCGTCGGGGTCCAGGGGTTCCATGCCGCCGGTTTCCACGTCGCAGAAGTTGCAGCCCCGCGAGCACCGGTGGCCCATCAGCATGAACGTCGCGGTGCCCGGGCCGTTGCGGCCGCTCCAGCACTCCCCGAGGTTCGGACAGGACGCCTCCTCGCAGACCGTGTGGAGGTCGTGCTCCCGGAGCGTCTCCTTGATGTCGGTGAACCGTTCGCCGGACGGCGGCCGCATCTTCAGCCAGTCCGGCTTGCGCCGACCGCTCATACCCACCCGTTTGGCGGCCACTGCTAAAACGATGCGGATTGGGACACCTCTGTTCGGTCGACCTCCATCCCATATGTTAAATAGGAGGGGGAGTGTATTAATCTCCGAACGCTAGAAATAATGTTCGACGTTTCGAGCGAGGAGATCACCGAGGGGTCGCTGTCGCGGGCGCTCGCCATCCTCGCCGCTCCCCTGGTGGCCCAGCAGGTCGTCGTCGCCCTCGGTTCGGTCGTGGACATCTTCTGGCTCGGCAGACTGAACGAGTCGGCCGTCGCCGCGGTCGGCCTGGTCATCCCGGTGACCGGCCTCCTCGTCCTGCCCGTACTGCTCGTCTACAAGGGTGGCCAGATACTGACCTCTCAGAGCGTCGGCGCGGACGAACGCCGGCGCGCCACCCGCATCCCCGTCCAGGCGGCGCTCCTCGGCCCACTGGTCGCACTCGTGATTGCGGGCGCGACGGTCCTCGCTGCGCCGTCGGTCGTCGACCTGCTCGGCGCGGACGGAGAGACCTACGCGTACGCGGTCACGTACCTCTCGACGTACGTCTTCGCCTACGTGCCGATGGCCGTCAGCGACGGCCTTGAAGGCGGGTTCATCGGCTGGGGGGACTCGGGAACGGCGTTCGCGCTGAACGCCACGAGCATCGTCGTCAACGTCGTCCTCGACCCGCTCCTCATCTTCGGCTACGGACCGTTCCCCGAGTGGGGGGTGTTCGGCGCCGCCGTCGCCAGCGTCACCGGTCTCACGGTCAGCGCGGTGCTCGCCGTCGCCATCGCGGCGAGCGGCCGCCGCCAGTTCTCCGTCTCGCGTGACGCGCTGGCCGTCAGGGCGGACGTCCTTCGGGACATCCTCTCGGTCGGCGCCCCGGTCGCGATGCAGAGCGTCGGCCGGCAGGCCGCCCGCCTCGGCATGGTCGCTATCATCTCCATCGCCGGGTCGACGGCAGCGCTCGCCGCCTACAACGTCGGCGCCCAGCTCGCGACGCTCGCGTTCGTGCCCGCGGGTGGCCTCGCCGGTGCCGCCACCACGGTTGTCGGCCAGAACCTCGGCGCCGACCGGCCCGGTCGTGCGAGCCGGGCGACGTGGCTCAGCACCGGGTTCGTGGTCGTCGCGCTGCTCGGACTCGGCGTCCTGCAGTGGCTGTTCCCCACGCTCATCGCGGAGACGTTCGCCCCCGCCCTCGGCGAGGAGGCGTTCGGTCTCACCGTCGACTACCTCCAGATTCTCGCGGTCGGCTACTGGGCGCTCGGCGCCATCTACACGCTCGAATCCGGGTTCAACGGCGCGAGTCGAACGAGCGTCAGCATGTACGCGACGCTCGTCCAGTACTGGGCCGTTCGCCTCCCCATCGCGGCGGCCGGCGTGTTCGTCTTCAACTACGGCGTGCTCGCGGCGTTCTGGGGCGTCACGATATCGAACGTCGCGGCGGCCCTCGGCCTCGGTCTCTACTTCTGGTACTCGACGGACCAAGGTCTGCTGGAGCGGGCAGCGTCGACGGCCGCGGCGGACTGACCAGTTCGCTGTCGCCGTTCGAGCGTTCCGTTGTCCTCCAGTCGTCGGACAGCGCGGCTCGCGGTTCACTTCGTTCACCGCTCGCTCGGAACGTGGCCTCCCTACGGTCGGCCACGCGGCGCACTAGAAACGCCTATCCGAGCGGCCCTCTTCCCACGCCCTGATGGAGGTTGCCGAGGTCGTTCCACAGTTCGCCGAGGCGTTCCCCTTCGACGAGTTCAACGAGATGCAACGCGAGGCGGTCCCCGCGCTGCTGGAGTCGGACGCCAACGTCGTGGCGTCGGCGCCCACCGGTTCGGGGAAGACCGCGCTCGCGGAACTCGCCATCTGCCAGACCCTCGAGGCCGGCGGCACGGCGCTGTTCGTCGCGCCGCTGCGCGCGCTCACCAACGAGAAGGAGGCGGAGTGGGACCGCTTCGAGGAACTCGGCTACTCGGTGTACGTCGTCACGGGCGAGCGCGACCTGAACCCGCGGCGCGCCGAACGCGCGGACGTTCTCGTGATGACACCGGAGAAGGCCGACTCCGCGACCCGGAAACACGACTCGCCGCGCTACTCGTTCGTGACGGACGTCGACTGCGTGGTCATCGACGAGGTTCACCTGCTGGACTCGGAGAAGCGCGGGAGCGTCCTGGAGGTCGTGGTCTCGCGGCTCCGCCGGCTCTGCGACCCGCGCGTGGTCGCGCTGTCGGCGACGATGCCGAACATCGGCGACGTCGCGGCGTGGCTCGACGCCACCCCCGAGACCACCTTCGAGTTCGGCGACGAGTACCGCCCCGTGGACCTGCACGCGGGCGTACGGACGTACACCCACGGCGACAACCCGTTCGCGGACAAATACCGCCGGCTGTTCACCGCCCTGGACCTCGCGGAGCCACACCTCCGTGAGGACGGGCAGGCGCTCGTCTTCGTCTCCTCGCGGCAGGACACCGTACAGGCGGCGAAGAAGACCAGGGACGAGATCGGCGAGCGCGACATCCCGGTCAGCTCCCGTGGGGACTACGAGTTCCACACCGAGGCCGAGGACCTCGACAACTCGACGCTCCGGAAGAGCGTGCTCGACGGCGTCGCGTTCCACCACGCCGGCCTCTCGACCCACGACAAGAACCTCGTCGAGCGGTGGTTCCGCGAGGGGAAGATACGCGTCCTCTTCTCGACGTCGACGCTCGCGTGGGGCGTGAACCTCCCCGCCAGGTGCGTCGTCATCCGGGACACGAAGCTCCACGACCCCCTGGAGGGCGAGGTGGACATGAGCCCGCTCGACGTCCTCCAGATGCTCGGACGGGCGGGCCGCCCCGGCTACGACGACGTCGGCTACGGCTGGGTGGTCTGTGACGACTCTGACGCCGACAAGTACCGCGCGCTCCTCGAGGAGGGCAAGGAGATCGAGTCCCGCCTCGCGGGCAGCCTCGCGGAACACCTCAACGCCGAGATAGCGATGGGCACCATCCGCGGCCTCGGCGACGTGATGGACTGGCTGGAGACCACGTTCTACTACCAGCGCGCGCAGTCCGCGCCGGAGCAGTACGACTTCCCGAATCTCCGGGAGCGCGTCCGGGACACCCTCGACTCGCTCGTCGCGGACGGGTTCGTCGAGACCGACGAGGACCTCGGCCTGTCGGCCACGCGACTCGGCGTGCTCGCCTCGACGTACTACCTCCGCCTCGACACCGCCCGCGAGTTCCGCGAGGTCGCCGACGAGGCGGCGGACGCCGACAGTATCTTGCGCGCCGTCGCCAACGCTGGCGAGTTCGACAGTGTGAGTGCGAGACAGTCCGAGCGCGACGCCATCGACCGTGTACTGGGCGCCACGGGCGAGGAGATGGAGTCCGGCCCGCGAAAGGTGTACGCCATCCTGCGCGGGAGCATGGACGGCAGCGTCCCGGGCGAACTGCGCTCGGACGCCTGGGTCATCCGGCAGAACGCGCTTCGCCTGCTCGCCGCGCTCGGCGCGTTCTTCGAGCGCTACGACGACCCCCACGGCGCGAACGTCGCGGCCCGCCTCGAGGCCCGCATCGACAACGGCGTGCCAGAGGTCGCGGTGGGCCTCACCGCCCTCGACGGGGTGGCCGCCGGCCGCGCGCACAAACTCCACGACGAGGGCATCGACACCCCCGCGGACGTCTGCGAGGCGGGCGTCGACGGCCTCGTGGACGCGGGCCTCTCCGCCGGCGTCGCCGAGAGCGTCTACGAGCAGGCCAGGGGGATGCCCGCTGTCACGGTGGACTGGGGGGACTTCCCCGACAGCATCGCCGTCGGCGAGAACGAGATGTGCGAGGTTGTCGTGCGCAACAGCGGCGGCGGCGCGGCCGCGGGCGTCCGCGTCACCGTCAACGGCGTCGAGATGACCGAGCGCTCGGGCTACCTCGACGACGCGCTGCGCGCGCC
Encoded proteins:
- a CDS encoding multidrug transporter MATE → MFDVSSEEITEGSLSRALAILAAPLVAQQVVVALGSVVDIFWLGRLNESAVAAVGLVIPVTGLLVLPVLLVYKGGQILTSQSVGADERRRATRIPVQAALLGPLVALVIAGATVLAAPSVVDLLGADGETYAYAVTYLSTYVFAYVPMAVSDGLEGGFIGWGDSGTAFALNATSIVVNVVLDPLLIFGYGPFPEWGVFGAAVASVTGLTVSAVLAVAIAASGRRQFSVSRDALAVRADVLRDILSVGAPVAMQSVGRQAARLGMVAIISIAGSTAALAAYNVGAQLATLAFVPAGGLAGAATTVVGQNLGADRPGRASRATWLSTGFVVVALLGLGVLQWLFPTLIAETFAPALGEEAFGLTVDYLQILAVGYWALGAIYTLESGFNGASRTSVSMYATLVQYWAVRLPIAAAGVFVFNYGVLAAFWGVTISNVAAALGLGLYFWYSTDQGLLERAASTAAAD
- a CDS encoding DEAD/DEAH box helicase — encoded protein: MEVAEVVPQFAEAFPFDEFNEMQREAVPALLESDANVVASAPTGSGKTALAELAICQTLEAGGTALFVAPLRALTNEKEAEWDRFEELGYSVYVVTGERDLNPRRAERADVLVMTPEKADSATRKHDSPRYSFVTDVDCVVIDEVHLLDSEKRGSVLEVVVSRLRRLCDPRVVALSATMPNIGDVAAWLDATPETTFEFGDEYRPVDLHAGVRTYTHGDNPFADKYRRLFTALDLAEPHLREDGQALVFVSSRQDTVQAAKKTRDEIGERDIPVSSRGDYEFHTEAEDLDNSTLRKSVLDGVAFHHAGLSTHDKNLVERWFREGKIRVLFSTSTLAWGVNLPARCVVIRDTKLHDPLEGEVDMSPLDVLQMLGRAGRPGYDDVGYGWVVCDDSDADKYRALLEEGKEIESRLAGSLAEHLNAEIAMGTIRGLGDVMDWLETTFYYQRAQSAPEQYDFPNLRERVRDTLDSLVADGFVETDEDLGLSATRLGVLASTYYLRLDTAREFREVADEAADADSILRAVANAGEFDSVSARQSERDAIDRVLGATGEEMESGPRKVYAILRGSMDGSVPGELRSDAWVIRQNALRLLAALGAFFERYDDPHGANVAARLEARIDNGVPEVAVGLTALDGVAAGRAHKLHDEGIDTPADVCEAGVDGLVDAGLSAGVAESVYEQARGMPAVTVDWGDFPDSIAVGENEMCEVVVRNSGGGAAAGVRVTVNGVEMTERSGYLDDALRAPVGVFGANADALEFEVTVSFSELPLLPVTDTRTVRVE